The following are encoded together in the Paracoccus sediminicola genome:
- a CDS encoding recombinase family protein, protein MIIGYARVSTDDQKLEAQTDALEVAGAERVFADKITGSARSRPQLDQMINQLRQGDVVVVTKYDRLARSLRDLLDIVETIRERGAGFRSLAEDIDTTTPAGRLVFHVFASIAQFERERISERTREGLQAARKRGRVGGRPPALSAAQRDEVRRMRDEEGRRLSEIAQLFHVSVKTVRRA, encoded by the coding sequence ATGATCATCGGATATGCCCGCGTTAGCACAGACGACCAGAAACTCGAAGCCCAGACCGACGCCCTTGAGGTGGCTGGGGCCGAGCGCGTGTTCGCGGACAAGATCACTGGTTCGGCCAGGTCACGGCCGCAGCTCGACCAGATGATCAATCAGCTTCGCCAAGGCGATGTCGTGGTCGTCACCAAGTATGATCGGCTTGCCCGATCGTTGCGTGACCTTCTCGACATCGTGGAGACGATCCGGGAGCGCGGAGCAGGATTCCGATCCCTGGCTGAGGACATCGACACGACAACACCGGCAGGCCGTCTTGTCTTCCACGTCTTCGCCTCGATCGCGCAGTTCGAGCGCGAGCGGATATCAGAGCGGACCAGGGAAGGCCTACAGGCCGCCCGCAAACGTGGCCGGGTGGGTGGCCGTCCCCCTGCCCTATCGGCAGCACAGCGCGACGAGGTGCGCCGAATGCGGGACGAGGAAGGCCGCAGGCTTTCCGAGATCGCGCAGCTTTTCCATGTAAGCGTGAAGACTGTACGAAGGGCATAA